One Pseudoclavibacter endophyticus DNA segment encodes these proteins:
- a CDS encoding ATP-grasp domain-containing protein, translating into MSRIRVLVTGAGGPAGVAVIRSLLRRGEFDVVAADMDGWASGLYFVGPDNRRIIPPGLAEGFFDAVAAIVDADGVDVVVSTVDAELSSLAARRDELGAVLAAPSADALATCLDKWVLVRACAAHARVPESTLLDADGIARERAFPVIVKPRRGSGSRGVRLVESRAALEREAPDDDQLVQEYLPGDEYSVDVFMDAAGNAIAAVPRLRARVDSGVAVAGRTVRDDELERTAAACARAAGIVGVANVQLRYDVAGVPALLEINPRFSGAMPLTVASGVDMPSLAVDLALGRSLPVSVPFREIANVRYLEDVFVEVEEIMGHGVGGA; encoded by the coding sequence ATGAGTCGCATCCGCGTCCTCGTCACCGGCGCGGGCGGCCCCGCAGGGGTCGCGGTGATCCGATCGCTGCTGCGACGTGGCGAATTCGACGTCGTCGCAGCCGACATGGACGGATGGGCGAGCGGCCTCTATTTCGTGGGGCCCGACAATCGCCGCATCATCCCTCCCGGGCTCGCCGAGGGTTTCTTCGACGCCGTCGCCGCGATCGTGGATGCGGACGGCGTCGATGTCGTCGTCTCGACCGTCGACGCCGAACTGTCGTCGCTCGCGGCTCGACGCGACGAGCTCGGGGCGGTGCTCGCCGCGCCCTCCGCCGACGCGCTCGCCACCTGCCTCGACAAATGGGTACTCGTGCGCGCCTGCGCCGCGCATGCGCGCGTGCCCGAGTCGACGCTGCTCGACGCCGACGGCATCGCCCGCGAGCGAGCGTTCCCCGTCATCGTCAAACCGCGTCGAGGCTCCGGATCGCGCGGCGTGCGCCTCGTCGAGTCGCGTGCGGCGCTGGAGCGCGAGGCGCCGGATGACGATCAGCTCGTGCAGGAGTACCTGCCCGGTGACGAGTACTCGGTCGATGTCTTCATGGATGCCGCGGGGAATGCGATCGCGGCGGTCCCTCGCCTGCGTGCGCGCGTCGACTCCGGGGTCGCGGTCGCCGGCAGGACGGTACGGGACGATGAGCTCGAGCGCACGGCCGCTGCCTGCGCACGCGCCGCGGGCATCGTCGGCGTTGCCAACGTGCAGCTCCGGTATGACGTTGCGGGAGTGCCGGCGCTGCTCGAGATCAACCCGCGGTTCTCGGGCGCCATGCCCCTCACGGTCGCCTCCGGCGTCGACATGCCGTCGTTGGCGGTCGATCTCGCGCTCGGCCGCTCGCTCCCGGTCTCGGTGCCGTTCCGCGAGATCGCGAACGTGCGCTACTTGGAGGATGTCTTCGTCGAGGTGGAGGAGATCATGGGCCACGGAGTGGGAGGCGCATGA
- a CDS encoding PHP domain-containing protein codes for MSAEVSLLEDWHIHSTFSDDAVSSIDENIVAAEARGLRRLRLTDHVRASTAWVPEFAAAVRRARGTTEVDVRSGVEAKILDARGTLDAPPDLLLGEGGVDDVVIADHQFPGVDGPWSPRRTRELLASTLRASDAIDLLVQATIGAMRLADGRGQLAHPFSILPKVGLDESQVTDEHLRAWAQAARKTGTRIEVNEKWACPSPRAIAAAMAAGATVVASSDSHDAASVGHYVRVRDLLAAARDLTGDAG; via the coding sequence ATGAGCGCCGAGGTCTCGCTGCTCGAGGACTGGCACATCCACTCGACGTTCTCGGACGACGCCGTCAGTTCGATCGACGAGAACATCGTCGCGGCAGAGGCGCGGGGCCTGCGGCGTTTGCGGCTGACCGACCACGTGCGCGCATCGACCGCGTGGGTGCCCGAGTTCGCCGCGGCGGTACGCCGCGCCCGCGGAACGACGGAGGTCGACGTGCGGTCAGGAGTCGAGGCGAAGATCCTTGATGCCAGGGGCACACTCGACGCTCCGCCGGACCTGCTGCTGGGCGAGGGCGGCGTCGACGACGTGGTCATCGCCGACCACCAGTTCCCCGGTGTCGACGGCCCATGGTCGCCGCGCCGAACCCGCGAGCTGCTCGCGAGTACGCTGCGGGCCTCCGACGCGATCGACCTGCTGGTTCAGGCCACGATCGGCGCGATGCGCCTGGCCGACGGTCGCGGCCAACTGGCGCATCCGTTCTCGATCCTTCCGAAGGTGGGACTCGATGAGTCGCAGGTGACGGACGAGCACCTGCGGGCGTGGGCGCAGGCCGCGCGGAAGACCGGCACGAGGATCGAGGTCAACGAGAAGTGGGCGTGTCCCTCGCCTCGCGCGATCGCGGCCGCAATGGCGGCGGGAGCCACGGTCGTCGCGTCATCCGACAGTCACGATGCCGCCTCGGTGGGACACTACGTGCGGGTGCGCGACCTCCTCGCCGCGGCGCGCGACCTCACTGGTGATGCCGGATGA